One Aneurinibacillus migulanus genomic window, TAATTGAATATTCTGTTCGTGGCAGTAGTTGACAAAATCGCCGAACCCTTCACGAATACGGGCCCGATTCAATACAAAGTCGGTGACTTCTTTCCGGCGTATGCTTGGTATAAGCTGAAACAAGGCATATACGCCTGTACGCAGGCTTGTTTTTTTGGCGAAAATATCATCTACAATCGGTTTCCATTGTTCTTCAGGTACGAACGTACGCATGATGTCAATGATATTGTCTTTTTCGGTAATCGTGCCATCGAAGTCACAAAAGATAACGATTTGTTTACTCATATTATGCACCGCCCCATTTCTCAAGCGCCAGAGCCAGAGGCTTGCTTGTTTGTGCGCCTTTGGTAAGCGTTTGGCCCTTTACCACCGCATCAATGGCGGCACGGAATGCCCGTGCGCCGTCGGCAGCACCGTTCGGATGACCGTGTACTCCGCCGCCGGCATTTACAATAACATCTGTGCCGAAGTCTTGATACAGCTGGGTGACCAATCCTGGATGAATCCCGGCAGACGGCACTGGAAAAGCCGGCTTGTGTGCGCCGTTAGATACACGGGCATGCTCGGCAACCGTCAGTGCTTCTGTATGGTTCAAAGCTACTGAGCCGTACGGTGATGGATACAAAATCATATCTGCACCCGCCAGGCGCATCAGCTTGCCGAGCAAAAGCGGAGAGGAAATGCCATATTCATCCGCTGCGTAGAAAGCCCCTGCCATTGCTGGATGCGCCATCAATGGTACATTGATATCGGGATCGGCAGCCAGCCGGTGTAGAATATCGAAACCGTATGGCAGGACATTCAGCAGCAGGCAAGTAGCTCCTTGGTCAATTGCGTATTTTGCTTTGTCGACCAGTTGATGTACTGGGCCGGTCAAGTTGGCTGCGTATAGTACAGGTCGGCCAGATGCTTCGATGATACGGTTATAAGCACCGAGTCGTTCTGCCAACGGAGCTTTATCGTCTACGAAGAAAATTTCATCGTCTTTTACTAAATCTACGCCGCCTTCCACCTGCGCCGCAAATTGAGCTTCCAATTCATCCAGCGGAAGTCCAAGACAGGACTTAAAGATACTCATTAGCAGCGGTCGATCATGAACCCCGAGTCGTTCTCTGATGCCGGCAATACCAAACTTCGGTCCGGGAAACTGTGCAAGAAGGGAGGGAGGGACGTCAATGTCCACCAGCTTGATTTTTCCATCCATGGATAGCTTGCCGAATACCGTAGTGAGTAGTGAAGGAATATCTGGTGTGATATTTCCGACAGGGTACTGGATTGAGATGATGCCCTGTTGAAGGCCGTCTTTTTCTTCGGTAATAGTTACGTTACCGACTTTGCCCAGATACGGGGCCAGCATTTCCTGCCGGGCGAGCGGTAGGTCGGTCCAACTACCGACGGTCATACCTACGGCGATGCTCTCGGCTTTTTTATATAAATCTTTTGCTGTGGTTAGATAACTGACAGTAATAAATTCACTCATTGTCTCTTCATCCTTTCCTGGAAAACAAAAAAGCTCCCTTTCTGAAAGAAAGAGAGCGGTACGTTCACAAACAGGAACTTCACGATCTTATCTTTCAGAATGAAATAACCATTCTGCAGGAATTAGCACCTTTCTTTCCGTCGTATACGGTAAAAGCAGGTTGCCGGGCTTCATCGGGCCAGTCCCTCAGCCTTCTCGCGATAAGAAGAAATAAAATTGTCTGTGTTTAATGATAGTTTGGAATTGACAGTATGTCAATAGGTTTTATTCATCTTCACCTTGATGAGTATGAAATGTATGCACCAGTTTGCTTAAGCGTTCAAGCTGATTGGCGTATTCAAGAATTTCTGCTACGACTGGGAAGAGGTGACGCCATTGTCCATCATCTTCTTCCTGCGGTGTATTTTTTACTTCAGGATACAACGTTAAGAACTCATGTAATAGCCGGTTGTTCTCTTGCAAGATTTCCTCCGGAAGGTGCCAATCATCCCTTGTTTTCAGAATCCCGTTATAGGTCAGTAAAATATTTTTATGGTATTCCGTTAAGGCTTCCAGTTGGCTTTGAATTAGCGGGAAAAGATAGTGTCCGGGCTTGAATGAAGAATAGATATGGCGCTCAAAGGTACGCAGCATATCCATTTCTTTATATAGCACGGAAATCATCTGCTTAAAAAGCACTAGCTTTTTCTGGCTAGAGTAAGTGACTTTGCGTAGCTTTGTTATCTCTTCTGTATACAAATCATATAATTGTTCGATTGTCTTGAAGTTAGATTTGATTTTTTCTTTCTCTTCACGGAAGACTTTCTCTTCCATTTCATTATGGATAAGCGTACGCATAAGCACAGAGAATTTCTCTCCGGTTTTCGAAATCTCGTCAAATAGCTTTTGCTCATAACGTGGCGGGATAAATAAGGCATTAACTAATGCGGCCGAGAATACCCCGATAACGGTTAGCAGGAAACGGTTCCCTGCAAAGTATAAATAATTGCCGGTTGACGTCTCCATAACGGCGATAACCGTGACTAAGCTCAAGACAAGGCTGTTCTCCAATTTAAGACGAAGATTAATCATGATTACTAGCATAACGACTATACCGACGATTATCGGATCGGCACCGAGAAAATACGTTGCTGTTACACCCAGGGCGGCACCGATAAAGTTGGCTTCCATCTGTTCTCGCAGATGCTTAAGCGTACGGTACACTGTAGGCTGGATGCTCAGTGTCGCAGCAATTGCCGCAAAAAGCGGCGGCTGAAGATTAAACCAGTGACAGACAAGCAACGCTAGAATAAGGGCGATCCCTGTCTTTAAAATACGTGCTCCAACGCGCATAATTCCTCCAAACAGTACTATTGCTTACTGTATAATACCACGGTTCCCAGAAAAAGCAACAATAATAAAGCAGCCGTCTCTGGGAGGAAGACGGCTGCTGATATAGATGGTAATCACTCTGCAAATTTGGGAGCTGCAGGTGAAAATTATACGCGAAAAATTATTCTGTGGCGATAGATGGATCTGCCTGTTCCTTCATTGGCGATACCATTATGAAGTGCTGTTCGGCATTAGCCAGCAGCTCCTGAATATGAAGAGCTTTTTCAGGTTGACCACTTGCTTCGAGTTCAGTGATATATTCACCGAGCAGGTAAGCGATGTCTTCTTTTCCCTTGTTGTTTAGTGGCCCAAGCGTAACCTTTGCTGCTTTGGCAATCCGTCGTTTCATGGCTTCCTCGTCAAGTCCCATTTCCGGTTGGAGGCGTAAATATATGGTCCCTCCGGTCATGCCGGAACAAATCCATGGACCCGGATCGCCTAGTACAAGAGCACGGCCATTCGTCATATATTCAAAGGCAAAGCCTTTAATATTAGCACGTGCACCGATACCGCCCAATGTATCGTTTATCGGTTGCTGCAATTCGCCCCCGATAATAACGTCAGCTCCTGACAAACGGATACAGGCACGCGCATCCGCATTACCCTGTACGATATATAGACCCTTCTGAGCACCGTAGCAGAAGCTTTTACCCACGGATCCGTTAATGAACTCCCGGTGCGCATTTGGAGACTTCATAATTGTTACACGTCCCCCGAAACCGGTTTTTCCGACACCATCCTGCGCGCCACCGTGTACACGAATGGATACGCCTTCTGCATTGAAAGCCGCAAGTCCGTTGCCGGGTACACAGCCATTTTTGAATGTCAGCGAGACTTCTGGCAGTTTAACGTAGCTACCGTCCAGATGAGGTTTAACACGTGCGCCTGAGTAACGGCTACCCAGTACACGCTGATCGCCAAGCACATTGGTGAACGTCTCGTGAATCGGTGTATGCGGTGAAGAATAATTATCGTTAGCTTCATATCCTTCAGCCCCCACAGCTACAAGCACCTTCGATTCAACGTGAATGGGTTCGGCCAGCGGGAACGGTGCGCTTGTCAGAAGAGATGCCAAATCCATTTGTTCTTGTCCGCGTACCTGTACAAGCAAGTCGGAGCGCCCCACTGCATCCTGCATACGTTCAAATCCAAGCTCGCCGCTAATGCGTTTTACTTCCTCACCTAGCTGGGTGAATAGACGCTTGAGATTGTCTACTGCAATATCAAATACGCGAGGAACGAAGCGGCGGAGACCATGTTCTTTTGCTTCCTCGACCGATTCGATTTGTGTTGCGATACCTACATGACAGGTATCCAGGTGGCAACCGCGGCAAGTTGTACAGCCGACCGCCAGCATAGCAAGCGTACCGAAGCCGATCCGGTTGGCGCCGAGAAGGATCATTTTTACTACGTCATGCCCGCTCTTAACTCCGCCATCAGCCCATAGTTCTACTTTATCACGGAGCCCAGCTTCGATAAGGGCAGTATGCGCTGCTTTTACGCCAATCTCAACTGGAAGGCCGACATGTTGTAGTGCATGAACACGCGCTGCCCCTGTTCCGCCGTCAAATCCACTCAAGGTAATGAAGTCTGCGCCTGCCTTGGCAATACCGACGGCGATGGTACCAATATTCGGTACAATCGGTACTTTGACACACACTTTTGCTTCGCTATTAGCTGTTTTTAATTCAGTAATAATTTGAGCCAAATCCTCAATTGAATAAATATCATGGTTATTCGATGGAGAAATCAAATCGGAACCGAGCGTAGCATTCCGTGCTGCTGCGACTTTCGCTGTTACTTTCTTGCCGGGCAAGTGACCGCCTTCACCCGGCTTAGCACCCTGACCGATTTTAATCTCAAGTAAGTTCGATGAATTCGCTAATTCCACATTGACTCCGAAGCGACCGGAAGCAATTTGCTGTCCACGCGTTCTCGGATATTTGCCGAGCATATCCTTAATCTCGCCGCCCTCGCCATTAAAGCTCAGCATATTTAGTTGATCTGCCGCTTCGGCATAAGCGCGGAATGCAATCTCATTCTGTGAGCCGAATGACATGGATGAAATCATAAACGGTAGACTATGCTCGCCGATGGAGATATCTACTTGCTCCGGTGCGAGTGTTTTATCCGCTTTGGTTGTATCGAAGTCTGTTAAATGACGAATGGACAGCGGATTTTGCTGCTCTTGTTCTAGTAGTTTTTGTGCAAAATCGGCATAGGATAAGCTTCCTGAAGCCACTTCGCCAATAGATTTCCAGATGCGCGGCCACATATGGAAGATTTTTGCTGGACGGGCCTTCTCATCGGTAAATTCTTCATACCGTTTCTTGCTATCTGCTTCGAGATCGGTAAATGACGTACCGGCCTTGTTACTGCCGCAGAAATTGACGATATCGAGTACTTCAGCTACTTCTTCTCGTAGACCGATGGAGGAGAAGAGCCTTGCATACCCACGGAGTTCATGGATACCAATGGTGGAGATGACTTTCTCGAGCCCTTTATTTAGTGCACCGAACAGGTTTTCCACGGAAGATACTCCTTCCTTGGAGAAAGCAGTCGCAAATAATAGATATGGTGCTACTGCATCTGCGCCCAATCCAAAAGCAATGGCTAAATCATGCAGATTACGGATCGAACCGGAGCGGATAACAATACTTGTCTGGCGCCGCAGATTGCCGTTCCCTCTTGTTCCTGCCCTTTTTAGTGCGCGGTCTACTTTGGAAATAATCAGGTGTGGATCGATCCAGTATCGACTCTCCTGATGAACTGAACTGTCATCAAATAGAAGGATACGTGCGCCATTGGTTACAGCATCAACCGTACTTTGTGCAATGCGATTAAGCGCAGCAGGCAGCGATTCTTCATCTGTAAAATATACGGGTAGAACATGTGCGTCCGAGCCAAAATGCTCCATTAACTGCTCAAGTGATACAGTATTCAATTTGCTGACTACATCTTGCAAACTTTTGCCTTCTACCAGCAGTGGAGACGGGAGTTCGAGCGATGGAGTCAGATGGCCCGATTGCGGGAAGAGCTCCGGACGGCCACCTAATACGACACGGGTAGAGAAGTGTTCCATCTCGCGTTCTCGGTCAATCGCTGGATTGGTGACAACCGCAACGCTCTCTTTAATAAAATCGGCAATATTTTGTCGTGCGTCTGCAATAGCGGCCAACGGAGCATCATGTCCAAGAGAACGGATCGGTTCGGCGCCGTTGACGGACATTTGCTCAGCTAACTGTATGTGCTCGCGTTCCCAACCATACGCGGCATATTGCTGATTGTTCAACGCTTCGACATCTTCGTATGGAGTTTGTGCAGCATTTATTTCCGTGAAGTGAAGTTGGCTTCGGAAGCCAGTGAAATCGGCTCGGTTGCTGGAGCGTTCTAATACAAGATTTTGCAATTCATGATGCAGAATAATGGTTATTGGCTGCCCGGGCCTTAACTGCACTCCTACCTTTTCACCGGGGGCGAGTGCTTTCGGTTCGCTTACCATCTCATATACCGGTATTACGCCTTGTTCAGAGGAGAAATATAGCGAGGTTTCGCTTTCAACCATCCATACTGGACGCAGGCCAAGTGCGTCCACGCTAAATATGCACTCATTGGCATAGCGAGAAACGATACCTGCTGGCCCCTGTGCATAGTGGCCCCATGTTTGACGGTAGTATACATATAAGTCCTGCAATTCAGGTCGCAGGTTTTTCATCTCATTAATAATCGGAGGGAAGACCATCTCTAATGCTTCGAATAGGGACATGCCATAGCGGTGGATAAGTGTTTCGATTGACCTGTTCATATTCTGGGAATCGCTTCCGCCATCCACTAAGTCGACATTGAGCATGTCGCCTTCGTCTTCTAGCTTGCGGATAGTATTAATCTCCCCGTTATGCCCGATAATCGTAAAAGGCTGCACGCGGAAGAAATTAGACAGCGTGTTAGTGGAATAGCGGTTGTGTCCGATTGTAGCGGATGAAGCGAATGCCTCTTCCTGGATGTCCTGAAAATACTCAGGAAGAATGTTCGCGGCTCCCATGACCTTATATGAAGCCGAGTGATTGCTCAGAGAGGCGACATGAACATGATGCTTCTTCTCGATAGCGATCAAAAGCTCAAACAAAACATTTTCAATGACATCTGTTCCGTCATACTTACAAGCGAGCTGCCAGAATACAGGTTCATCTGCTCGGCCATTCTTGCCAAGGACTTCGCTGTTAACCGCATTTTTCTGCTCTAGCTCGATGGAAAGCTCTACCTGTGAGAACATGTGTCGGATGTCTTTCATGACACTTTCGACTTCTTGCCCTCGAGTTGGAATGAAAATGTGCGCGACAGCGAAAGAAGGGGAATGCGCCAATTCAGCTGGCTTCCCAGCATCTGCTAGCTTCTTGGTCCAAAGATCGCGTGGAATGTCGCTTAGGATACCGCATCCATCGCCTTCGCCATCAATGAAGCCAGAACGGTGCTCCATTTTCACTAGACCATCGATAATTTTAGATATGTTATCACGATGGGGCTTTCCGTTTTTCTCGATGATGGCTATAATGCCACAGCTATCGTGTTCTTCTGCCAGGTGATTGCGGAAATTACTGAAATCTGCTCTCTTCATTGTCTCGGTCAGCTGGACTGACCTTCACCTCCTAATAGACGGTAGTCTCTCACACGAAAAGCGATGGCCGTTCTCTTTGTATAGGCCGGGTTTCCGTACGAAAATGAACATATGATGTTCATTCTGTGAACAGTTCGATAAGAAAAACAAAACAGAACTGTCGGAAAAGTAAGTATAGAATATCATGAATCGCTTTTCCCTACAATAAAAAATGATTAATTATTCAGATGAAAGCGTTTTTATTTACTAAGGATAAACAATTGTAACAATTTAGAATATATAAGTTAATAACGTTAAAACGAATGATTTTATTATTTTTTAATATAATGTTCGGATGCTAATGTGCATTTTCTGTGATTTTATAAAAATAAGGTAGAACTTCCATAGATGTTATATTAGGTGACAAACATATTGAAATCTGTTAACATTTGCTTATATAAAAGAGGGTGCAATAATGAATTGCACCCTCTATGCGAAAATAAGTTGTATATTTATTAGTTTTTATGCATTTTAATAAATGATTTTCTTGCTGCTTCAA contains:
- a CDS encoding FUSC family protein, whose translation is MRVGARILKTGIALILALLVCHWFNLQPPLFAAIAATLSIQPTVYRTLKHLREQMEANFIGAALGVTATYFLGADPIIVGIVVMLVIMINLRLKLENSLVLSLVTVIAVMETSTGNYLYFAGNRFLLTVIGVFSAALVNALFIPPRYEQKLFDEISKTGEKFSVLMRTLIHNEMEEKVFREEKEKIKSNFKTIEQLYDLYTEEITKLRKVTYSSQKKLVLFKQMISVLYKEMDMLRTFERHIYSSFKPGHYLFPLIQSQLEALTEYHKNILLTYNGILKTRDDWHLPEEILQENNRLLHEFLTLYPEVKNTPQEEDDGQWRHLFPVVAEILEYANQLERLSKLVHTFHTHQGEDE
- a CDS encoding 2,3-diketo-5-methylthiopentyl-1-phosphate enolase → MSEFITVSYLTTAKDLYKKAESIAVGMTVGSWTDLPLARQEMLAPYLGKVGNVTITEEKDGLQQGIISIQYPVGNITPDIPSLLTTVFGKLSMDGKIKLVDIDVPPSLLAQFPGPKFGIAGIRERLGVHDRPLLMSIFKSCLGLPLDELEAQFAAQVEGGVDLVKDDEIFFVDDKAPLAERLGAYNRIIEASGRPVLYAANLTGPVHQLVDKAKYAIDQGATCLLLNVLPYGFDILHRLAADPDINVPLMAHPAMAGAFYAADEYGISSPLLLGKLMRLAGADMILYPSPYGSVALNHTEALTVAEHARVSNGAHKPAFPVPSAGIHPGLVTQLYQDFGTDVIVNAGGGVHGHPNGAADGARAFRAAIDAVVKGQTLTKGAQTSKPLALALEKWGGA
- a CDS encoding glutamate synthase-related protein, whose amino-acid sequence is MKRADFSNFRNHLAEEHDSCGIIAIIEKNGKPHRDNISKIIDGLVKMEHRSGFIDGEGDGCGILSDIPRDLWTKKLADAGKPAELAHSPSFAVAHIFIPTRGQEVESVMKDIRHMFSQVELSIELEQKNAVNSEVLGKNGRADEPVFWQLACKYDGTDVIENVLFELLIAIEKKHHVHVASLSNHSASYKVMGAANILPEYFQDIQEEAFASSATIGHNRYSTNTLSNFFRVQPFTIIGHNGEINTIRKLEDEGDMLNVDLVDGGSDSQNMNRSIETLIHRYGMSLFEALEMVFPPIINEMKNLRPELQDLYVYYRQTWGHYAQGPAGIVSRYANECIFSVDALGLRPVWMVESETSLYFSSEQGVIPVYEMVSEPKALAPGEKVGVQLRPGQPITIILHHELQNLVLERSSNRADFTGFRSQLHFTEINAAQTPYEDVEALNNQQYAAYGWEREHIQLAEQMSVNGAEPIRSLGHDAPLAAIADARQNIADFIKESVAVVTNPAIDREREMEHFSTRVVLGGRPELFPQSGHLTPSLELPSPLLVEGKSLQDVVSKLNTVSLEQLMEHFGSDAHVLPVYFTDEESLPAALNRIAQSTVDAVTNGARILLFDDSSVHQESRYWIDPHLIISKVDRALKRAGTRGNGNLRRQTSIVIRSGSIRNLHDLAIAFGLGADAVAPYLLFATAFSKEGVSSVENLFGALNKGLEKVISTIGIHELRGYARLFSSIGLREEVAEVLDIVNFCGSNKAGTSFTDLEADSKKRYEEFTDEKARPAKIFHMWPRIWKSIGEVASGSLSYADFAQKLLEQEQQNPLSIRHLTDFDTTKADKTLAPEQVDISIGEHSLPFMISSMSFGSQNEIAFRAYAEAADQLNMLSFNGEGGEIKDMLGKYPRTRGQQIASGRFGVNVELANSSNLLEIKIGQGAKPGEGGHLPGKKVTAKVAAARNATLGSDLISPSNNHDIYSIEDLAQIITELKTANSEAKVCVKVPIVPNIGTIAVGIAKAGADFITLSGFDGGTGAARVHALQHVGLPVEIGVKAAHTALIEAGLRDKVELWADGGVKSGHDVVKMILLGANRIGFGTLAMLAVGCTTCRGCHLDTCHVGIATQIESVEEAKEHGLRRFVPRVFDIAVDNLKRLFTQLGEEVKRISGELGFERMQDAVGRSDLLVQVRGQEQMDLASLLTSAPFPLAEPIHVESKVLVAVGAEGYEANDNYSSPHTPIHETFTNVLGDQRVLGSRYSGARVKPHLDGSYVKLPEVSLTFKNGCVPGNGLAAFNAEGVSIRVHGGAQDGVGKTGFGGRVTIMKSPNAHREFINGSVGKSFCYGAQKGLYIVQGNADARACIRLSGADVIIGGELQQPINDTLGGIGARANIKGFAFEYMTNGRALVLGDPGPWICSGMTGGTIYLRLQPEMGLDEEAMKRRIAKAAKVTLGPLNNKGKEDIAYLLGEYITELEASGQPEKALHIQELLANAEQHFIMVSPMKEQADPSIATE